Proteins encoded by one window of Streptococcus sanguinis:
- a CDS encoding GspE/PulE family protein yields MALIAILVQFNLITAAQKEEILQDMPQSNMQLERYLISKGYVTEEDMLKVMSYYYRVPHVNLSQFVIEKEAVEKVSEKVAKRHGLIPISFTDGEEGEEPKLVVAMADPSNYIALDDVKIVSKMAVEPYVTFRDDIEKYIDQYYSKGEEAQQAATEIEGFNVDEEIVEEDLEIKNAPVVRLIDSIISQAIKTRTSDIHIEPFEKVVRVRFRVDGTLVENMQLKANAHSAIATRIKIMSGLDIAERRIPQDGRIETTIDGKEVDMRVSVLPTVFGEKIVIRILSRNATLLSKEELGFSPTNQKLFEDILKAPEGIILLTGPTGSGKTTTLYTALRELNDVGKNIITVEDPVEYRLEGVNQVQVNNKAGLTFASGLRSILRQDPDIVLLGEIRDEETASIAVRAAITGHVVLSTIHTNDTASTVNRLVDMGIKPYLVSTATVGIIAQRLIKRICPKCKTEYTVETNEHAGIGIHKGDTLYRGRGCNYCSGTGYYGRIAIHEIMAVTREIKSLINDGGTTAQLRAEAKKNGMRDLAEEAIDIAKQGTTTIEEAMKIAFSLEGEV; encoded by the coding sequence ATGGCACTAATCGCTATATTGGTTCAATTCAATCTGATAACGGCAGCTCAAAAAGAAGAAATTCTTCAAGATATGCCACAATCAAACATGCAGTTAGAGAGATATCTAATCAGCAAGGGCTATGTGACAGAAGAAGATATGCTGAAAGTCATGAGTTACTATTACCGTGTACCTCATGTCAATCTATCACAGTTTGTGATAGAAAAGGAAGCTGTCGAGAAGGTTTCAGAAAAAGTTGCTAAACGTCATGGATTGATTCCGATCTCTTTCACAGATGGGGAAGAGGGAGAAGAACCCAAGTTAGTAGTTGCGATGGCAGACCCAAGCAACTATATCGCCCTAGACGACGTTAAAATCGTTTCTAAGATGGCGGTAGAACCTTATGTAACTTTTCGGGATGATATTGAGAAGTATATCGATCAATACTATTCCAAAGGAGAAGAAGCCCAACAGGCAGCGACCGAAATCGAAGGTTTTAATGTGGATGAAGAGATCGTCGAAGAAGATCTCGAAATCAAAAACGCTCCGGTTGTGCGTTTGATTGACTCGATTATCAGTCAGGCAATCAAGACGCGGACCAGCGATATCCATATTGAGCCCTTTGAAAAAGTTGTTCGTGTTCGTTTCCGGGTTGACGGGACCTTGGTGGAAAACATGCAGTTGAAAGCCAATGCTCATTCAGCCATTGCGACACGGATTAAGATCATGAGTGGTCTGGACATTGCCGAGCGGCGGATTCCTCAGGATGGACGGATTGAGACAACTATCGACGGCAAAGAAGTCGATATGCGGGTTTCAGTCTTGCCTACTGTATTCGGTGAAAAAATCGTTATTCGGATTTTGAGCCGGAATGCAACTCTCCTCAGTAAAGAGGAGTTGGGATTCTCGCCAACCAATCAGAAGCTCTTTGAAGATATTCTTAAGGCGCCAGAAGGCATTATCTTGCTGACTGGTCCTACAGGAAGCGGAAAGACAACCACTCTCTACACAGCGCTCCGTGAGCTCAATGATGTAGGAAAAAATATCATCACCGTTGAAGATCCGGTTGAGTACCGCTTGGAAGGGGTCAACCAAGTTCAGGTAAATAACAAAGCTGGACTGACCTTCGCGAGTGGTTTGAGAAGTATCCTGCGTCAGGACCCGGACATCGTTCTCTTGGGGGAAATTCGGGATGAAGAGACAGCTAGTATCGCGGTTCGGGCCGCTATCACTGGTCACGTCGTTCTCTCGACTATCCACACCAATGACACAGCTAGTACAGTCAACCGTTTGGTCGATATGGGCATCAAGCCTTATCTGGTCTCAACGGCGACTGTCGGTATTATCGCACAGCGCTTGATTAAGCGCATCTGTCCTAAGTGTAAGACTGAGTACACTGTAGAAACAAATGAACATGCAGGTATCGGTATTCACAAGGGAGACACCTTGTATCGCGGACGCGGCTGCAACTACTGTAGCGGTACGGGATACTATGGACGTATAGCTATCCACGAAATCATGGCGGTGACAAGGGAGATTAAATCACTAATTAATGATGGTGGAACAACAGCACAGCTTCGAGCAGAAGCTAAGAAAAATGGTATGCGAGACTTGGCGGAGGAGGCCATTGATATCGCAAAACAGGGGACTACAACGATTGAAGAAGCAATGAAGATTGCCTTTAGTCTAGAAGGGGAAGTTTAG
- a CDS encoding Cof-type HAD-IIB family hydrolase: MTNHPIRLIISDIDGTILDDQHQVDPNLKDMIPLLSREKIPFVLASARSPLGMEPIARELGLGDNPLACYNGALVIKGDPQAYETIIEHPLDKKEIRTFLELVKTEFPSVSINLYSGKDWIADHLDKWVQIEAEITGEQPIIQNVLMPVLDVLMPAHKLLLIDEAPIIQKLHDYLQTLDFAKTAFYLSKDNYMEVTAKHVSKEQALYEIAQHYQVPLEQVMTIGDNFNDLPMLRLAGLGVAMGNAPEAVKTEAKAVTKSNNEHGVAEAVEKYVLI; this comes from the coding sequence ATGACAAACCACCCGATTCGCCTGATTATCAGCGACATTGACGGCACCATTTTGGACGACCAGCATCAAGTAGATCCTAATCTCAAAGACATGATTCCCCTGCTAAGCCGAGAAAAAATCCCTTTCGTTCTCGCTTCTGCCCGCTCTCCTCTAGGCATGGAGCCCATTGCCCGTGAGCTGGGACTGGGAGATAATCCGTTAGCCTGCTACAATGGCGCTCTGGTCATCAAGGGTGATCCGCAAGCTTACGAGACCATTATTGAGCATCCTCTGGACAAGAAAGAAATCCGCACTTTTCTAGAGCTGGTCAAGACTGAATTTCCTAGCGTGTCCATCAATCTCTACTCTGGTAAGGATTGGATCGCTGATCATCTAGATAAATGGGTGCAGATAGAGGCTGAGATTACAGGTGAGCAGCCGATAATTCAGAATGTGTTAATGCCGGTGCTGGATGTTCTAATGCCTGCTCACAAGTTACTCCTCATTGATGAAGCGCCTATCATCCAGAAACTCCATGACTACCTACAGACCTTGGACTTTGCCAAGACAGCCTTCTATCTCTCTAAGGACAACTACATGGAAGTCACGGCCAAGCATGTCTCCAAGGAGCAAGCCTTGTACGAAATTGCCCAGCACTATCAAGTGCCTCTAGAGCAGGTTATGACAATCGGAGACAACTTCAATGACCTTCCTATGCTCCGCCTGGCTGGACTTGGAGTCGCTATGGGCAATGCCCCCGAAGCAGTCAAAACCGAGGCAAAAGCCGTCACCAAAAGCAACAATGAGCACGGAGTTGCAGAAGCTGTAGAAAAGTATGTTTTGATATAA
- a CDS encoding cation diffusion facilitator family transporter has translation MKSSKNMTIAFLLNFSFAILEFIFGFMFNSSAVLADAVHDTGDAMAIGLSTLFEKISNKKEDKKYTLGYKRYSLLGALLTSVILLVGSTLVIIENVPKVFAPEKVNYDGMLVLGIFAIIVNLAASKVVGHGHGHSHNESILSLHFLEDILGWVAVILVSIVLRFTDWYFLDPLLSLLIAGFILSKALPKFWENIKIFLDHIPSDIDLSQLYQEILAIENVQAITQLNVWTTDGLEKFAMIHICLENPDLLAETQATLRQELQAYGINKITIQTDSSLEEHEEWCIGGEGDLKPHT, from the coding sequence GTGAAATCTAGTAAAAATATGACTATTGCCTTTCTGTTAAACTTTTCCTTTGCCATTCTTGAGTTTATCTTTGGCTTCATGTTCAATTCCAGCGCTGTATTAGCCGACGCTGTGCACGACACAGGAGACGCGATGGCTATCGGACTCTCTACCCTTTTTGAAAAAATTTCTAATAAAAAAGAAGACAAGAAATACACTCTGGGCTACAAGCGCTACAGCCTTTTGGGAGCCTTGCTGACCTCGGTCATCTTGCTGGTCGGCTCGACCTTGGTGATTATCGAAAATGTACCCAAGGTCTTTGCGCCTGAAAAGGTCAATTATGACGGCATGCTGGTGCTGGGTATCTTTGCCATTATAGTCAATCTAGCAGCCAGCAAGGTAGTCGGCCATGGTCATGGACACAGTCATAATGAGTCTATTCTCAGTCTCCATTTCTTAGAGGACATTTTGGGTTGGGTAGCTGTTATCCTAGTCTCCATCGTTCTGCGCTTTACTGACTGGTATTTTCTTGACCCACTGCTCTCCCTGCTCATTGCGGGCTTCATCCTCAGCAAGGCCCTGCCTAAGTTCTGGGAAAACATCAAGATTTTTCTGGATCACATCCCAAGCGATATTGATTTGAGTCAGCTTTATCAGGAAATTCTAGCGATTGAAAACGTTCAGGCTATTACCCAGCTCAATGTCTGGACCACAGACGGTTTGGAAAAATTTGCTATGATCCATATCTGTCTTGAAAATCCAGACCTGCTGGCCGAGACCCAAGCCACTCTGCGTCAAGAACTGCAAGCCTATGGCATCAACAAAATCACTATCCAGACGGATAGCAGCTTGGAAGAGCATGAAGAGTGGTGTATAGGTGGAGAGGGCGATTTAAAACCTCATACTTAA
- a CDS encoding CynX/NimT family MFS transporter: MKKQHSKFLLPGILMVGVVLRAPFAVLPVVLGDIAKGLQVPVNSLGLLTSLPLIMFALCSAFSPRLAQKVGLEKLFTIAMIVLTLGSFIRIFNLPLLYAGTIMLGAAIAVLNVLLPNVIQANQPEKIGFLTTLYITSMGLAISVMSPLAAPIVRLAGWKGLILVLTLICLLACLIWLPNSRHNHKLTSKNREQQMGSLLKNPRVWALIVFGGLQSLLFYTAITWLPTLGQLAGLSNDATGFLASVFSFISLPLAMTIPSLTTRLSAKKRLGMIALFSVTGMVGLGMLLVKTDSFVYWLILNLLIGMSVSALFPYLMVTFSLKTSTPEQTAQLSGLAQTGGYILAAFGPSLFGYSFDLFHSWTPAILILIGLAAIVTLTLFYIEKFDKI; this comes from the coding sequence ATGAAAAAGCAACATTCAAAATTTTTACTTCCAGGCATTCTGATGGTGGGGGTTGTCCTACGGGCGCCTTTTGCAGTGCTGCCCGTTGTTCTGGGCGATATTGCTAAGGGGCTGCAAGTTCCCGTCAACTCTCTGGGACTGCTGACTAGCCTGCCCTTGATCATGTTTGCCCTCTGCTCAGCCTTTTCCCCACGCCTGGCTCAAAAGGTCGGCCTAGAAAAGCTCTTTACCATAGCCATGATTGTGCTGACTCTGGGCTCTTTTATTCGTATTTTTAACCTGCCTCTACTCTATGCAGGTACAATCATGCTAGGGGCTGCCATCGCTGTCTTAAATGTGCTCTTGCCCAATGTCATTCAGGCCAATCAGCCAGAGAAAATTGGATTTCTAACCACGCTCTATATCACTTCTATGGGACTAGCCATCTCAGTCATGTCTCCCTTGGCTGCGCCTATTGTCCGCTTAGCCGGCTGGAAAGGACTGATTCTCGTCCTGACCCTCATCTGCTTACTGGCCTGCTTAATCTGGCTGCCTAACAGTCGGCACAATCACAAACTGACTAGTAAAAATCGCGAGCAGCAAATGGGGAGTCTGCTAAAAAATCCTAGAGTATGGGCTCTGATTGTTTTCGGCGGCCTGCAGTCCTTACTCTTTTATACGGCTATCACTTGGCTGCCGACTCTTGGTCAGTTGGCAGGACTTTCCAATGATGCTACTGGATTCTTGGCCTCTGTCTTTTCCTTTATCAGTCTTCCTCTGGCTATGACGATACCTAGTCTGACAACGCGTCTATCCGCTAAAAAACGCTTAGGAATGATTGCTCTCTTTTCTGTAACTGGTATGGTTGGTCTGGGTATGCTGCTGGTCAAGACAGATTCCTTTGTCTACTGGCTCATCCTCAACCTGCTAATCGGTATGTCCGTCAGCGCCCTCTTCCCCTACCTCATGGTTACTTTCTCGCTGAAAACCAGTACTCCTGAGCAAACCGCTCAGCTATCTGGCTTAGCCCAGACTGGTGGTTATATTCTGGCCGCCTTTGGACCTAGCCTCTTTGGATACAGCTTTGATTTATTCCATTCCTGGACTCCAGCCATCCTCATTCTCATTGGCTTGGCTGCCATCGTGACACTAACACTCTTTTACATTGAGAAGTTTGACAAGATCTAA
- the dltD gene encoding D-alanyl-lipoteichoic acid biosynthesis protein DltD: protein MLKRLWLILGPVFCAMAMVALLFFFYPLDKKHDIEAEKRSAVTLTAENFKSRSKKVTALTDKKMRFVPFFGSSEWLRFDSMHPAVLAEKYNRSYRPYFLGQRGAASFNQYFGMQQMSSELEGQTAVYVVSPQWFTKTGYDASAFQQYFNSDQLTAYLSQQQGDAAAQYAAQRLLQLYPDVAMAESVQKLSEGKKLSNFEERHIEMMAHLNERQDAFFSNFAALNNENYDQRILPYMADLPDTFSYQALEEIATAEAKKKTNNNQFGIDNQFYKTRLAGKVAKLRGFQTKQSYEKSPEYNDLQLVLDQFAKSKTNVIFIIPPVNSKWMEYTGLSPEMYQRTVAKIRYQLESQGFTNIADFSKDGDKPYFMQDTIHMGWNGWLAFDKAVDPFVANPQPAPNYQINDRFFSKEWSQYTGKPEEFK from the coding sequence ATGCTTAAACGACTCTGGCTGATTCTGGGGCCGGTTTTCTGCGCCATGGCCATGGTTGCCCTGCTCTTTTTCTTCTATCCGCTTGATAAAAAGCATGATATAGAAGCAGAGAAGCGCTCGGCAGTGACCCTTACAGCAGAAAACTTCAAGAGCCGCAGCAAGAAGGTGACAGCCTTGACCGATAAGAAGATGCGCTTTGTTCCCTTCTTTGGCTCTAGTGAATGGCTGCGCTTTGATAGCATGCATCCGGCAGTGCTGGCTGAGAAATACAACCGCTCCTATCGGCCTTATTTTCTAGGCCAGCGCGGGGCAGCATCATTTAATCAGTACTTTGGTATGCAGCAGATGTCCTCTGAGCTGGAGGGGCAAACGGCGGTCTATGTAGTGTCGCCCCAGTGGTTTACCAAGACTGGCTATGATGCTTCGGCCTTTCAGCAGTACTTCAACAGTGATCAGCTGACGGCTTATCTGTCTCAGCAGCAAGGAGATGCGGCGGCGCAATATGCAGCCCAGCGCCTCTTGCAGCTTTATCCAGATGTTGCTATGGCAGAGAGCGTCCAGAAGCTGTCGGAAGGTAAAAAGCTGAGCAACTTTGAAGAGCGCCATATTGAGATGATGGCTCATCTTAATGAGCGTCAAGATGCTTTTTTTAGCAACTTTGCTGCCCTTAATAATGAAAATTATGACCAGCGAATTTTGCCTTATATGGCTGATTTGCCAGACACCTTCTCCTATCAGGCTTTGGAAGAGATTGCTACAGCAGAGGCCAAGAAGAAGACCAATAACAATCAATTCGGCATAGACAATCAATTTTACAAGACCCGTCTGGCCGGCAAGGTTGCCAAGCTCAGAGGTTTTCAAACCAAGCAATCTTATGAAAAATCTCCTGAGTACAACGACTTGCAGCTGGTTCTGGACCAGTTCGCCAAGTCAAAGACCAATGTCATCTTCATCATTCCACCGGTCAATTCTAAGTGGATGGAGTATACAGGACTCAGTCCTGAAATGTACCAGCGGACGGTTGCCAAGATTCGCTACCAGCTGGAAAGTCAGGGTTTTACCAACATCGCTGATTTTTCTAAGGACGGCGACAAGCCTTACTTCATGCAGGACACTATCCACATGGGCTGGAATGGCTGGCTGGCCTTTGACAAGGCTGTTGATCCTTTTGTAGCCAATCCACAGCCGGCGCCAAACTACCAGATCAATGACCGCTTCTTCAGCAAGGAATGGTCTCAGTATACTGGCAAACCAGAAGAATTCAAATAA
- a CDS encoding DNA-3-methyladenine glycosylase produces MLSRDFQKLIETDTVAAARALLGMQLILNGQKLGRIVETEAYLGSQDSACHSAGGRHSPRNESMYLPAGHWYVYQIYGHQMLNLVTKAENVAEAVLIRALELPDGRIIANGPGKLTKYAGIDKRFDGQSLETSSLQLAHELTPNQIASRPRIGVTCTDAWREEPLGFYVAGNRHVSKVPKRGLLDDEDTWKKE; encoded by the coding sequence ATGTTATCAAGAGATTTTCAGAAACTAATCGAGACAGACACAGTTGCAGCAGCGCGAGCTTTGCTAGGTATGCAATTGATTCTAAACGGCCAGAAGTTAGGCCGAATTGTCGAAACAGAAGCCTATCTAGGAAGTCAGGACAGTGCCTGTCATTCAGCTGGAGGGCGCCACTCCCCTAGGAATGAATCCATGTATCTACCAGCTGGTCACTGGTATGTTTATCAGATTTATGGCCATCAGATGCTGAATCTAGTGACCAAGGCTGAAAATGTAGCCGAAGCCGTACTGATTCGAGCTTTGGAGCTACCGGATGGCCGAATTATAGCTAACGGCCCTGGCAAGCTAACCAAGTATGCTGGGATTGATAAGCGCTTTGATGGACAGAGTTTAGAGACCTCCAGTCTGCAATTAGCCCATGAGCTGACTCCCAATCAGATTGCCAGTCGTCCGCGGATTGGCGTGACCTGCACAGATGCCTGGCGGGAGGAGCCCTTAGGCTTTTATGTGGCTGGCAATCGTCATGTCTCAAAAGTGCCTAAGCGAGGCCTGCTGGATGACGAGGATACTTGGAAGAAGGAGTAA
- a CDS encoding type IV pilus twitching motility protein PilT, with protein MNLDELIKQAIEAGASDIHFTVGAEPTMRLHGRLTQLNNTILTNEDTVRFTKHILNDKQIAHLLEVGEVDCAYEVDNGYRLRVNIFKQKNNCGIALRVIPKDIPSMESLGLPPVIKKLAEKRRGLILVTGPTGSGKSTTLATMINYMNSLRDEHIITIEDPIEYMHTHNKCLVNQRELGADTQSFGNALRGALRQDPDVILVGEMRDKETIEIALRAAETGHLVLSTLHTVGAVNTMDRIIDVFPAEQQEQIRVQLSAVMEGVVSQQLMRTATGKGRVAAFEIMLGTPAIRNLIREGKTHQLLTPIQTGAQLGMITMDTSLMGLYRRNVIDQRTLLSYSVDRAQVEKSLGIVGY; from the coding sequence ATGAATTTGGATGAGTTAATTAAGCAGGCGATTGAAGCGGGTGCATCAGATATCCACTTCACGGTTGGCGCTGAGCCAACCATGCGTCTGCACGGGAGGTTAACACAACTCAACAATACAATTTTGACCAACGAAGACACGGTTCGCTTCACCAAGCACATTTTAAATGATAAGCAGATTGCTCATCTTTTAGAAGTCGGTGAAGTGGACTGTGCCTACGAGGTCGACAATGGCTATCGCTTGCGGGTCAATATCTTTAAGCAGAAAAACAACTGCGGGATTGCCTTGCGGGTCATTCCCAAGGATATTCCATCTATGGAATCTCTGGGATTGCCACCAGTTATCAAAAAGCTGGCTGAGAAACGCCGGGGGCTGATATTGGTTACCGGGCCAACAGGAAGCGGAAAGTCAACGACCCTGGCAACCATGATCAACTACATGAACAGCTTGCGGGACGAGCACATCATCACGATTGAAGATCCGATCGAGTACATGCATACGCATAATAAGTGCTTGGTCAACCAGCGTGAGCTGGGAGCGGATACGCAGAGCTTCGGCAATGCTCTCCGCGGTGCCCTTCGTCAGGACCCGGATGTCATCCTAGTCGGTGAGATGCGGGATAAGGAAACGATTGAAATCGCACTGCGTGCGGCGGAAACAGGTCACTTAGTTCTGTCAACTCTCCACACGGTCGGTGCCGTAAACACCATGGACCGGATTATCGACGTATTTCCAGCCGAGCAGCAGGAGCAAATCCGCGTACAGCTTTCAGCCGTTATGGAAGGGGTTGTATCGCAGCAGCTTATGCGTACAGCGACCGGCAAAGGTCGTGTAGCTGCCTTTGAAATCATGCTGGGAACACCCGCTATTCGCAACCTCATTCGCGAAGGGAAGACCCACCAGCTGCTGACGCCAATCCAAACAGGGGCTCAGCTAGGCATGATTACCATGGACACTTCGCTCATGGGACTCTACCGTCGCAATGTTATCGACCAAAGAACTCTGCTGTCCTACTCAGTAGACCGCGCTCAAGTTGAAAAATCCCTAGGAATAGTGGGGTACTAG
- a CDS encoding DeoR/GlpR family DNA-binding transcription regulator, producing MYQEQRLAEILELLAEKKQLSAKDMIEHFQVSKDTIRRDFSILSERRLVQRTHGGIIPLDTSRQIPSFNDRINQLNQEKKAIAQKAHDFLKPGQIAFFDVSTIVLHLAQRIKEPMTIYSHSLDNAIMLSTQDKVDFHLLGGKFYPKNRFYYALNEAELLEQISFDIAFIGAASVSDGLVSFEDEADAHLKKLALKHAKTKILLAEQDKWQKESKYILGPVSDFDYWITDQEPSPKVQELLGDKVKIIY from the coding sequence ATGTACCAAGAACAACGCTTAGCTGAAATCTTAGAGCTCTTAGCTGAGAAAAAACAGCTGTCAGCCAAGGATATGATTGAGCATTTTCAGGTTTCTAAAGATACTATTCGGCGAGATTTTTCGATTTTGAGCGAGCGTAGACTTGTGCAGCGCACCCACGGAGGTATTATCCCCCTGGATACTAGCCGGCAAATCCCATCCTTTAACGACCGCATCAACCAACTAAATCAAGAAAAAAAGGCTATTGCCCAGAAGGCCCATGACTTTCTCAAGCCGGGGCAGATTGCTTTCTTTGATGTCTCAACCATCGTTCTCCATCTGGCCCAGCGCATCAAGGAGCCTATGACAATCTACTCTCATTCTCTGGATAATGCAATCATGCTGAGCACTCAAGACAAAGTGGACTTTCACCTCTTAGGCGGAAAATTTTATCCCAAAAACCGATTCTACTACGCGCTCAATGAAGCAGAGCTGCTAGAGCAAATTTCTTTTGACATTGCCTTTATCGGGGCAGCCAGTGTCTCTGATGGCCTAGTCAGCTTTGAAGACGAAGCTGATGCTCACCTGAAAAAACTGGCTTTGAAGCATGCCAAGACTAAAATCCTGCTGGCCGAACAAGACAAGTGGCAGAAAGAATCTAAGTACATCCTGGGTCCTGTTAGCGACTTTGACTACTGGATTACGGACCAAGAGCCCAGCCCTAAAGTCCAAGAACTGCTTGGAGACAAGGTTAAAATAATTTATTAA
- the dltC gene encoding D-alanine--poly(phosphoribitol) ligase subunit DltC: MDIKAEVIEIIEELFMEDVSDMMDEDLFDAGVLDSMGTVELIVELENRFDIRVPVSEFGRDDWNTANKIVEGVTELRNA, encoded by the coding sequence ATGGATATAAAAGCAGAAGTAATTGAAATTATTGAAGAACTATTTATGGAAGATGTGTCAGACATGATGGACGAGGATTTATTTGACGCTGGTGTCCTAGACAGTATGGGAACGGTCGAACTGATTGTTGAGCTGGAAAACCGTTTTGATATCCGCGTGCCAGTGTCAGAGTTTGGCCGCGATGACTGGAACACAGCCAATAAAATCGTTGAAGGCGTAACGGAGCTTCGCAATGCTTAA
- the dltB gene encoding D-alanyl-lipoteichoic acid biosynthesis protein DltB encodes MMDFLKQLPHLEPYGNPVYFVYIVLAVLPIFVGLFFKKRFPLYEALVSLVFIVLMLTGPSLAQLCALLGYVIWQIVWVYSYKLYRRSRDSKWIFYLHTLLAVLPLVLVKLEPAISGHQSLFGFLGISYLTFRSVGMMIEMRDGVLTEFTLWEFLRFLLFMPTFSSGPIDRFKRFNEDYLNIPDRDELLDMLEQSVKYIMLGFLYKFILAHIFGHLLLGHVKTYALYTGGFFNLGTLGVMYVFGLDLFFDFAGYSMFALAISNLMGIKSPINFDKPFLSRDLKEFWNRWHMSLSFWFRDFVFMRLVMVLMRNKVFKNRNTTSSVAYLINMLIMGFWHGVTWYYIAYGLFHGAGLVVNDVWLRKKKTLNKERKAKGLPPLPDNKWTQALGIVVTFHAVMFSFLIFSGFLNELWFKK; translated from the coding sequence ATGATGGATTTCTTGAAACAGCTGCCTCACTTGGAACCCTACGGCAATCCAGTTTACTTTGTCTATATCGTTCTAGCAGTTCTGCCAATCTTTGTCGGACTTTTCTTTAAGAAACGCTTCCCCCTTTATGAAGCCTTGGTCAGCTTGGTCTTTATCGTCCTGATGCTGACAGGTCCCAGTCTGGCGCAGCTTTGTGCTTTGTTAGGCTATGTCATCTGGCAGATAGTCTGGGTTTATTCATACAAGCTCTATCGCCGGTCGCGGGACAGCAAGTGGATCTTTTATCTGCATACCTTGCTAGCGGTTCTGCCGCTTGTGCTTGTTAAGTTAGAGCCCGCGATCAGCGGTCATCAGTCCCTCTTTGGCTTTTTGGGGATTTCCTATCTGACCTTTCGCTCGGTAGGGATGATGATTGAGATGCGCGATGGGGTTCTGACAGAGTTCACGCTCTGGGAGTTCTTGCGTTTCCTGCTCTTCATGCCGACCTTTTCAAGCGGTCCTATTGATCGTTTCAAACGTTTCAATGAAGACTATTTGAACATTCCTGATCGCGATGAGCTGCTGGATATGCTGGAGCAGTCTGTCAAGTATATCATGCTAGGCTTCCTTTATAAGTTTATCCTAGCCCATATCTTTGGACATCTCTTGCTGGGGCATGTCAAGACCTACGCTCTCTATACCGGCGGTTTCTTTAATCTAGGAACTCTGGGCGTTATGTATGTCTTTGGTCTGGATCTCTTCTTTGACTTTGCCGGTTATTCGATGTTTGCGCTAGCTATTTCCAATCTCATGGGAATCAAGAGCCCTATCAACTTTGATAAGCCCTTTCTCTCACGCGATTTGAAAGAATTTTGGAATCGCTGGCACATGAGTCTGTCCTTTTGGTTCCGTGATTTTGTCTTTATGCGGCTGGTCATGGTCCTGATGCGCAATAAGGTCTTTAAAAACCGCAATACGACCTCTAGTGTGGCCTATCTGATCAACATGCTGATTATGGGCTTCTGGCATGGTGTGACTTGGTACTATATCGCCTACGGTCTCTTCCATGGAGCTGGGCTGGTCGTCAATGATGTCTGGCTGCGCAAGAAGAAAACCCTAAACAAAGAGCGCAAGGCTAAGGGGCTTCCGCCTCTGCCAGACAATAAATGGACTCAAGCTTTGGGGATTGTGGTGACCTTTCACGCAGTCATGTTCTCATTTTTGATCTTTTCTGGATTTTTAAATGAGCTTTGGTTTAAAAAATAA
- a CDS encoding TetR/AcrR family transcriptional regulator — protein sequence MDRRVKKSRAAIYQAFISLLHQKSYESITVQEIIDLADVGRSTFYAHFDTKEALLEEVCQDLFQHTFLERDDGKDLFEATAHIFKHFQKNQDKIATLLLSKNIYFTNRLKIELENYLFPMIQEQLLRKKSQLPEPFLRNYVTSTFVETVSWWLQQKKTLPETVISQYFLDLMD from the coding sequence ATGGACAGACGAGTCAAGAAATCACGCGCAGCTATTTACCAAGCTTTTATCAGCCTGCTGCATCAAAAAAGTTATGAAAGCATCACCGTGCAAGAAATCATCGACCTGGCAGACGTTGGCCGGTCGACTTTTTATGCCCATTTCGATACCAAGGAAGCCTTGCTAGAGGAGGTTTGCCAAGACCTCTTTCAGCATACCTTTCTTGAACGTGACGACGGCAAGGATCTCTTTGAAGCAACCGCCCATATTTTCAAGCATTTCCAAAAGAATCAGGACAAGATTGCGACCTTACTGCTTTCGAAAAATATCTATTTCACCAATCGCTTAAAGATTGAGCTGGAAAACTATCTCTTTCCGATGATTCAGGAACAGCTCCTGCGAAAAAAATCTCAGCTACCAGAGCCTTTTCTGAGAAATTATGTGACTTCTACTTTTGTGGAGACGGTCAGCTGGTGGCTCCAGCAAAAGAAAACATTGCCAGAAACAGTTATCAGCCAGTATTTTCTGGATTTGATGGACTGA